A genome region from Deltaproteobacteria bacterium includes the following:
- a CDS encoding TlyA family RNA methyltransferase, with protein sequence MSPKTPKVRLDRLLVEKGMASSQEKARALIYSGLVRINQVPALKPGKSVDPGSPIELKQTEHPYVGRGGVKLEGALKAFQVQVKDKVALDIGASTGGFSHCLLLGGIKRVYAVDVGYGQLAWEIRQDPRVKVMERKNARFLSRSEIGEQIDLIVVDTSFISLKLIIPPLLPILKDYGEIVALIKPQFEVGKGKVGKGGVVRNEEDQKTVIEDLSQYFREKGLSVSGTVESPIQGAKGNREYFIYMQKGVEGVVF encoded by the coding sequence ATGTCCCCCAAAACGCCTAAGGTTCGATTGGACCGGCTCCTGGTGGAAAAAGGAATGGCTTCCTCCCAGGAAAAAGCCAGGGCCTTGATCTATTCGGGGCTGGTTCGTATTAATCAGGTGCCGGCCCTTAAACCGGGGAAATCGGTGGATCCCGGATCACCGATTGAACTCAAACAGACCGAGCATCCTTATGTGGGCCGGGGCGGGGTTAAATTAGAAGGGGCCTTGAAGGCTTTTCAGGTCCAGGTTAAGGATAAGGTCGCTTTGGATATCGGGGCTTCCACCGGCGGATTCAGCCATTGTCTGCTTTTGGGGGGAATAAAACGCGTCTATGCCGTTGATGTGGGTTATGGTCAATTAGCCTGGGAGATTCGACAGGATCCCCGGGTTAAGGTTATGGAAAGAAAAAATGCGCGTTTTCTGTCCCGGTCGGAGATCGGGGAGCAGATCGATTTAATCGTGGTCGACACCTCTTTTATTTCATTGAAATTGATCATTCCGCCCCTTTTACCTATTTTAAAGGATTACGGGGAAATTGTCGCCTTGATTAAACCCCAGTTTGAGGTGGGCAAAGGAAAGGTCGGCAAAGGGGGGGTAGTCCGAAATGAGGAGGACCAGAAGACCGTGATCGAAGATTTGAGTCAGTATTTCAGGGAAAAGGGGTTGTCGGTTTCAGGAACCGTAGAATCCCCGATTCAAGGGGCCAAGGGCAACCGGGAATATTTTATTTATATGCAGAAAGGGGTCGAAGGGGTTGTCTTTTAA